A window of the Besnoitia besnoiti strain Bb-Ger1 chromosome VI, whole genome shotgun sequence genome harbors these coding sequences:
- a CDS encoding U6 snRNA-associated Sm family protein (encoded by transcript BESB_067510), translated as MTSKEVRSVIDLNKFLNQRVRVKFSGGREITGVLKGHDAVSNLVLDETEEFLRDPEDPYRLLDQTRSLGLIVARGTAVVLISPVAGTEEIANPFVDATS; from the exons ATGACAAGCAAAGAAGTGCGGTCGGTCATCGACCTAAACAAGTTTCTCAACCAACGTGTTCGGGTCAAGTTCAGTGGCGGGCGAGAGA TTACTGGCGTCCTGAAGGGCCACGACGCGGTCTCAAATCTCGTCCTCGACGAAACGGAAGAATTTCTTAGAG aTCCGGAGGACCCGTACAGACTCCTCGACCAGACCCGGTCTCTAGGCTTGATCGTTGCCCGAGGTACTGCAGTGGTTTTAATTTCTCCAGTGGCTGGTACGGAGGAGATAGCCAACCCGTTTGTAGACGCAACCTCGTAA
- a CDS encoding hypothetical protein (encoded by transcript BESB_067520), whose product MDCEAFRAVLPAEFQRRFLIKRVRADGRSFLTYRQPRICSNTLANCCGSASVRAGNNYYLAGVRCEVGRAAARECSGGIRHSLKSFISGELGNDSLESGERCNVAPTGRIVATVEFPKICGAEFTDAGGPAVNAPLLISGAITDVLNSSFVFDSSQLRLRGADTRERGSRDDDGITDEENGAHSSSENEHTEAQLGREFAWHLNVHIVCLEYDGNPLDFALLAAVAALENTVLPGVCWDRTAKWWKQLPPEGNTSSATITETSGSLVTFGARKLFLSSRPISVTFSNVMSQWWVVDPSREEENLGTWLSMVFMKNKWHVLRLGGTPVGASVIKMLQVKAGAIASGADAALSEAVQNNFH is encoded by the coding sequence ATGGACTGTGAGGCTTTCCGAGCTGTTCTACCGGCTGAATTTCAGCGGCGTTTTCTTATCAAACGTGTCCGAGCTGACGGCCGTTCTTTTCTTACATACAGACAGCCACGCATTTGTTCGAATACACTCGCCAACTGCTGTGGATCGGCCTCTGTCCGGGCGGGCAACAACTACTATCTTGCGGGAGTTCGGTGCGAAGTGGGGAGGGCAGCTGCGAGGGAGTGCAGCGGCGGTATTAGGCACTCATTGAAATCATTCATATCGGGGGAACTTGGGAATGATTCTCTGGAATCGGGTGAGCGTTGCAATGTTGCGCCGACTGGCAGAATCGTCGCGACTGTAGAGTTCCCGAAGATCTGCGGAGCAGAATTTACCGATGCAGGTGGGCCGGCTGTCAACGCACCGCTGCTTATTTCAGGTGCTATAACGGATGTGCTGAACTCGTCCTTTGTCTTCGACAGCTCTCAGTTACGTCTGAGAGGTGCTGACACTAGGGAACGAGGCTCCAGAGATGATGATGGTATTACAGACGAAGAAAATGGCGCTCATTCCTCGTCAGAGAACGAACACACAGAAGCGCAGTTGGGGCGGGAATTTGCATGGCATTTAAACGTGCATATTGTCTGTCTTGAGTACGACGGCAATCCGTTGGATTTCGCTTTGCTCGCTGCAGTGGCGGCACTCGAGAATACCGTGTTACCAGGTGTATGTTGGGACAGAACAGCGAAGTGGTGGAAGCAACTGCCGCCTGAAGGAAACACGTCATCCGCCACTATTACAGAAACATCAGGCAGTCTCGTTACGTTCGGCGCGCGAAAGCTCTTTTTGTCTAGCAGGCCAATAAGCGTCACATTCTCCAACGTGATGTCACAGTGGTGGGTGGTGGACCCAAgtcgagaggaagaaaacctCGGCACTTGGTTATCGATGGTTTTCATGAAGAACAAGTGGCACGTGCTTCGTCTCGGCGGGACACCTGTGGGAGCGAGTGTTATTAAGATGCTCCAGGTGAAAGCGGGAGCCATAGCATCAGGTGCAGACGCTGCACTTTCAGAAGCTGTTCAAAACAACTTTCACTGA
- a CDS encoding hypothetical protein (encoded by transcript BESB_067530) has translation MFGFVVTFVSCIAIAGASLGHASTVASRRQPLEFDAVLTSDEPTPSITLTPHVYAAVSVLPEHGGLVSGTLPTAVQPDLVPESSFNGIASAVPDAHPVQATRTALGITREGEQHVGNKPRHEPEQNHVRVQINSPGASLSPRAPPPFSTASWYTSPETEHSHHRFRPEVRHPGSDVKAGDNPSVLSPREAGQERAKSTVPLAPPLRQSWLFSATRGKLHEAIEFMKNTGGTVRLQPSPSTNYAGFAFTEPAASLVYGAGADGGHGQSYPAPPGESHSQGDEGRDIHGQHDMLTQFYGTPSSAVAGRDVYVDESFASSTESLSRPALPPHQSATLSMTHRKDTTTTPWTGANLAFPLATKAYQFMVPRAELFLASSRYAEEYLDLFAALYCLFQKWSCNNVHEFAEQTRRHHNVTTAGDSAGAEGGRSS, from the coding sequence ATGTTCGGCTTTGTGGTCACGTTTGTGTCATGTATCGCCATTGCTGGCGCGAGCCTAGGTCACGCTAGCACAGTAGCGAGTCGCCGGCAACCACTAGAGTTCGATGCAGTCCTCACTAGCGATGAGCCGACTCCGTCTATCACTTTGACGCCTCATGTGTACGCGGCGGTTTCTGTGCTTCCTGAGCACGGGGGCTTGGTGAGTGGTACCCTGCCTACAGCAGTACAACCCGACTTGGTGCCCGAGTCTTCATTCAATGGCATTGCCTCAGCAGTGCCAGACGCTCATCCGGTACAGGCGACGCGAACCGCATTGGGGATCACTCGCGAAGGGGAACAACATGTTGGCAACAAACCGAGACATGAACCCGAGCAAAATCATGTGCGCGTGCAAATCAACAGCCCCGGCGCGAGCCTCTCACCGCGTGCTCCTCCCCCTTTCAGCACAGCTAGCTGGTATACCTCTCCCGAGACAGAGCACAGCCACCATCGGTTTCGCCCTGAGGTGCGACACCCTGGTTCAGACGTGAAAGCCGGCGACAACCCATCTGTCCTATCTCCCCGGGAGGCGGGCCAAGAACGTGCGAAGTCAACGGTCCCTCTAGCACCACCACTGCGGCAATCCTGGCTCTTCTCTGCGACTCGTGGGAAACTTCACGAAGCAATCGAGTTCATGAAGAACACGGGGGGCACCGTACGGCTCCAGCCATCGCCGTCCACCAATTACGCAGGCTTCGCATTCACTGAGCCAGCTGCTAGCCTGGTGTACGGAGCGGGTGCAGACGGTGGACATGGCCAGTCTTACCCGGCTCCTCCCGGTGAATCACACTCGCAGGGGGATGAAGGCCGAGATATTCATGGCCAGCATGACATGCTTACCCAGTTCTACGGAACGCCAAGCAGTGCCGTGGCCGGCCGGGACGTATACGTCGACGAGAGTTTCGCCTCGTCCACAGAGTCTTTGTCACGACCTGCGTTGCCTCCCCATCAAAGTGCGACCCTCTCGATGACGCACCGCAAAGACACTACCACAACGCCATGGACGGGAGCTAATCTGGCATTCCCGCTGGCAACAAAGGCTTACCAGTTCATGGTACCGCGAGCCGAGCTGTTCCTCGCCTCGTCCAGATACGCAGAGGAGTATCTTGATCTCTTTGCCGCCCTCTACTGCCTATTTCAGAAGTGGTCTTGCAACAACGTGCACGAGTTTGCGGAGCAGACAAGGCGCCATCACAACGTCACAACGGCGGGCGATTCAGCGGGTGCAGAAGGAGGACGCAGTTCTTGA
- a CDS encoding hypothetical protein (encoded by transcript BESB_067540) encodes MAASPRADVLRLGCRAAPAFFTLSHRRLLFAAAPLQSFSVTNKQFHPEGLEARAPRPYQGLDMRKIHEHKWISPFTTRVPQRSGYQYDIGKLPSVHACTHAEIASFFDVENMLQKYTWKQIGQMMLPMLNWLGMIVLSIVIVACPFLAFVFYEQRFEPIEQRIPRDEYFKNFRWNYWGGHLDHHAYGQYLEARRAKKWRDADISPDDWIPPQYRGAQ; translated from the exons ATGGCGGCCTCTCCTCGGGCTGACGTTCTGCGTCTCGGGTGCCGAGCGGCCCCGGCGTTCTTCACTTTGAGCCACCGCCGATTGCTGTTCGCTGCTGCACCACTGCAGTCCTTCTCTGTGACGAATAAGCAGTTTCATCCCGAAGGCCTCGAAGCTCGGGCTCCGCGTCCGTATCAGGGGTTGGACATGCGCAAGATCCACGAGCACAAATGGATTAGCCCTTTCACTACAAGAGTTCCTCAGAGATCCG GTTACCAGTATGACATTGGAAAACTGCCGTCGGTGCACGCGTGCACGCACGCCGAAATTGCTTCGTTCTTCGACGTGGAGAACATGCTGCAGAAGTACACGTGGAAGCAGATTGGCCAGATGATGCTTCCCATGCTGAACTGGCTTGGCATGATCGTACTCAGCATCGTGATTGTGGCGTGCCCTTTCCTTGCTTTTGTCTTTTACGAGCAACGCTTTGAACCGATTGAGCAGCGCATTCCGCGGGACGAGTACTTCAAGAATTTCAG GTGGAATTACTGGGGCGGACATCTGGATCACCATGCTTATGGCCAGTAcctggaggcgagacgcgcgaagaagtggagagacgcagacatTAGCCCAGACGACTGGATCCCTCCCCAATACCGTGGTGCACAGTAG
- a CDS encoding hypothetical protein (encoded by transcript BESB_067550), translating into MERLGMLLHTAAVKVRETFSAAGTSSRSESSGTEGGRSSLGLLPHQLLSVSDLLVAATNLFALRITAGTLTDRINLQLQREAASRTSQNSELASHWQAADPGSTALPTESQDADQSVYRRAVALGDTGGLEIFVVCIWTLILLVALKAGFVLACLSSTSRSPGGCVLAAPVLQDMLLTRHQENDDSDWEDYEIEESVGVASPVPVMRGVNKAGSGVSEDGRDPGTSIRRRGKKGADGSDGL; encoded by the exons ATGGAGCGTTTAGGGATGCTTCTCCACACCGCCGCTGTAAAGGTTCGAGAAACATTTTCAGCGGCGGGGACTTCGAGCAGGTCCGAATCTTCCGGGACGGAAGGGGGGCGGAGCAGTTTGGGCCTTTTGCCTCATCAGCTCCTTAGTGTTTCAGACTTGCTGGTCGCGGCCACCAATCTGTTTGCTCTCCGAATAACTGCGGGGACGTTGACGGATCGAATCAATCTGCaactgcagagagaggcagcaagCCGTACCAGTCAAAATAGCGAGCTGGCCTCACACTGGCAGGCGGCGGATCCCGGATCCACGGCACTCCCAACTGAATCTCAAGATGCAGACCAGAGTGTCTATCGCCGGGCGGTTGCTCTAGGAGACACCGGGGGTCTGGAAATTTTCGTTGTTTGCATCTGGACTCTCATTTTACTTGTCGCGCTCAAGG CTGGTTTCGTCCTCGCATGCTTGAGCAGCACCAGTAGATCCCCCGGAGGGTGCGTCTTGGCGGCTCCAGTTTTGCAGGACATGCTGCTAACGCGGCATCAGGAGAACGATGATAGTGACTGGGAAGATTATGAGATCGAAGAAAGCGTGGGCGTTGCCTCTCCTGTGCCAGTAATGCGGGGTGTCAACAAAGCTGGAAGCGGTGTTTCTGAAGACGGAAGGGATCCTGGAACAAGCATACGCAGAAGGGGTAAGAAGGGAGCGGACGGGTCCGACGGTCTCTAA
- a CDS encoding hypothetical protein (encoded by transcript BESB_067560), with translation MRPHPKTGRRRLSPPDRNAVAQGVTEGAELRRESPGFFPPLTNSPPTLHSYKDSSLSSLLFGLLCCLLNIALYLISGEISRLLQQERQLERHDALHYVCREGGGGDHDGVKSPGSPSNLNRGRQSGEPCTTVSGDSDVKTRVVVLNIPYFMSWFSQSLQVCFFFFAIAAIKRRKRRRCASVCETELVRAKSPRGTAPDLGDSARVRFSSVEGDQHGVSSGDRNQSGGDGGSCSCPLSEVNQEASVHPHPRESHQGRRYWPLAAESGGAETGNVSDEISSKSSELVRVSPTDVAAQSKKLESKQQLPWPPSVRCMREGGASSPCASRFRSGLLKAELQQPLIPADEGAPEGSPINTDEANGIVGQESTADDSGSEWWIDGVEGLLIFGSNEERPSESRDGERRYATKGQLETDSCARADSDSGLQLQAPQRKATADSHNPGYSSQGNFFLFLRAIRNCFKYCGENLRKHLWSSKIKYYLSESVAHPFRRHIYTPYLSETYELLKDFVETDVQYASFDELVWACAWIGALYLLQSWTWTSAVGKDGMSVGTVTAIYNINPVFVFLFTVCLYKEGADDCVQIVALILATVGVALIAYHNEGEPTSTSGVLLSVFCAASYGLFEVVFKNYILNGRSNLPLAFIFLIVGIIGVLSLFIFWIPLAILHVLRLEVFPESLPPPLLIILLIFVCVCSCLHTLLLQVSLLLLPSPILVALCSLLSLPAAAAADWLSGGGGGVGGIGSFFIASAFLITSVNEWRIQDLEKARTYRRLVSLAEQHPREYDELRKLMQTPDIHAATPGRRASWVGGESQDAEPSLESIAAHLVAQKKDEDVGAELKEMFCVFSAPDSENEFLVIEEADLALFHLGSEATRESEKGDDADPDSVQAPI, from the coding sequence ATGCGGCCGCATCCAAAGACtggccgccggcgtctgtcgccgcccGATCGCAACGCTGTTGCCCAAGGTGTCACTGAAGGAGCggagctgcggcgagagTCTCCCGGATTCTTTCCACCGCTCACCAACAGCCCTCCGACGCTTCACTCGTACAAGGACTCGTCTCTGTCATCCCTGTTGTTTGGCCTCTTATGCTGTTTGCTTAACATTGCTCTATACTTGATCAGTGGTGAGATTTCGCGTTTGCTTCAACAAGAACGGCAGCTGGAGCGGCATGACGCACTTCACTACGTGTGTCGCGAGGGGGGAGGTGGAGACCACGATGGTGTCAAGTCTCCAGGATCGCCATCTAATCTTAATCGCGGCCGACAAAGCGGCGAACCATGCACAACTGTGTCTGGTGACTCTGATGTCAAGACCAGGGTCGTCGTCCTGAATATCCCCTATTTCATGTCGTGGTTTTCCCAGTCTCTGCAGGTGTGTTTCTTCTTTTTTGCAATTGCGGCGATCAAGCGACGGAAACGACGCCGATGCGCAAGTGTGTGTGAAACTGAACTGGTGCGCGCCAAATCCCCCCGCGGGACAGCCCCGGACCTTGGTGACAGTGCGCGCGTCCGGTTCTCGTCCGTAGAAGGCGATCAGCACGGTGTCTCTTCTGGGGATAGGAaccagagcggcggcgacggtggGAGTTGCTCCTGCCCTTTGAGTGAGGTGAACCAGGAGGCGTCGGTCCATCCCCATCCACGGGAGTCTCACCAGGGAAGGCGGTACTGGCCGCTGGCCGCGGAGTCGGGCGGCGCTGAAACGGGGAATGTTTCTGACGAAATATCAAGTAAGTCGTCTGAGCTTGTGCGTGTGTCCCCGACTGATGTTGCGGCTCAAAGTAAGAAGCTGGAAAGCAAGCAGCAACTACCGTGGCCCCCGTCGGTGCGTTGCATGAGAGAAGGTGGCGCTTCAAGCCCCTGTGCCAGTCGCTTCCGGTCTGGCTTGCTGAAAGCAGAGCTTCAGCAGCCTTTGATACCTGCTGACGAAGGTGCTCCGGAAGGCTCACCGATAAATACAGATGAAGCAAATGGCATAGTGGGCCAGGAGTCGACCGCAGACGACTCGGGAAGCGAGTGGTGGATAGATGGTGTCGAAGGTTTACTCATTTTTGGCTCAAATGAGGAGCGACCTTCAGAATCCCGTGACGGGGAAAGGCGCTATGCAACTAAAGGACAACTAGAAACTGattcctgcgcgcgcgccgactcGGATTCCGGTCTGCAACTACAGGCTCCACAGAGAAAGGCTACAGCCGATTCGCACAATCCTGGATATTCTTCGCAGGGAAATTTTTTCCTGTTTTTGAGAGCGATAAGGAATTGTTTTAAATATTGTGGAGAGAACCTTCGAAAACATCTGTGGAGCAGCAAAATTAAATATTATTTGTCAGAGTCTGTTGCACATCCTTTCAGAAGGCACATCTATACTCCATACCTAAGCGAAACGTACGAGCTTCTCAAGGATTTCGTGGAAACGGATGTGCAATACGCCAGTTTCGATGAACTCGTTTGGGCATGCGCGTGGATTGGAGCTCTTTACCTGCTTCAGTCGTGGACATGGACATCTGCGGTGGGCAAGGACGGTATGAGTGTGGGAACCGTGACAGCAATATATAATATCAATCCGGTCTTTGTTTTCCTTTTCACTGTGTGTTTGTATAAAGAAGGGGCAGATGATTGCGTGCAAATAGTAGCGCTCATCCTTGCTACAGTCGGAGTCGCGTTGATAGCCTACCATAATGAGGGTGAACCAACGTCAACCTCAGGTGTTTTGTTGTCGGTATTTTGCGCAGCTTCCTACGGGCTCTTCGAGGTTGTCTTCAAAAATTATATCCTGAACGGGAGGTCAAACCTCCCTTTAGCGTTCATTTTTTTGATCGTCGGCATTATAGGAGTGCTAAGTCTGTTTATTTTTTGGATACCACTTGCCATTTTACATGTGCTGCGTCTCGAAGTATTTCCTGAATCGCTACCCCCGCCACTTCTCATCATCCTTCTCATCTTCGTATGCGTATGCAGTTGCCTACATACTCTTTTACTCCAGGTGTCTCTCTTGCTGTTACCATCTCCAATCCTCGTAGCGTTGTGTTCCCTCTTGTCGttgccagcggccgcggcggcagactgGCTGAGCGGCGGAGGTGGGGGCGTGGGCGGCATAGGTAGCTTCTTTATTGCCAGTGCCTTTCTAATCACCTCTGTCAACGAGTGGAGGATTCAGGATCTCGAAAAAGCCCGCACGTACAGGCGGCTCGTTTCGCTTGCAGAGCAACATCCTCGCGAGTATGATGAACTCCGGAAGCTCATGCAGACGCCTGATATACACGCAGCCACACCCGGTCGGAGAGCGTCTTGGGTGGGCGGCGAGTCTCAGGACGCGGAGCCGTCCTTGGAGTCCATCGCTGCGCATCTCGTGGcacagaagaaagacgaggaCGTTGGCGCTGAACTCAAGGAGATGTTTTGCGTCTTTTCCGCTCCGGATAGTGAGAATGAATTCCTTGTAATTGAAGAAGCCGATCTAGCTCTCTTCCATTTAGGCTCTGAGGCCACGCGTGAATCAGAGAAGGGGGACGACGCAGATCCCGATTCAGTACAGGCCCCTATCTAG
- a CDS encoding putative G protein-coupled receptor 89 isoform 5 (encoded by transcript BESB_067570), whose translation MTIPPLSAASPLSNTLTGLLLGIITVVGFHACLYMGAYWFFAKHLYRDYEIKRLSVQNLFAATFTVCVSMLQLLLLELLHILNPTLRKLVWNVDLICVLLLLYLILPVFIVYNLLVPDQDLFKIPDLVSAFPSLQSLNIPAFSIGHLSLPASLPLPASLTFPSPLTERSRGKLAALLPRYPIPWRRWFLVAFGCVILLPLLWSCFYQSGRFLHLDPAILSSLSYTECLLAYVGVCGVTVVSALAGFGSVNYPYRNITAFLSPVSQEQVAEVEQRLLQTLSLIAEKKKKRKQLQQSLTRPGRSSHWPTPTTGLHPAGPPGSCRGAAGVREGVQASRGRVETEEGVSVFVHGGSASSDASYRHASSGSDAERGGAAHPGTEQYPFGGCAHAGRGCTIGGSSTVSGVGAHCAAPSVEEPDFASAACAVQQTPKLRQGSPPVRERPGLPLVYSEVKTHRQSSRNRCPWERSEDTGPQRLKVKEGPVRPGDCRGAGLASTGSFHPESDSENGTSFGMWACLRAVWARVRWLCERIVAAVKGRAAEKECQQLQSEIAALEDLSRELFVGLDDLVQSRAQAIFSRTLLGRLKNLLGWCMTVVCVYRIITAATNVLLGRVNTTDPATRTLEVALYYLNIPLNVAVVSPYLSLLLLGWIIALTIRGFIEKLLAVFRYVSTSVSSNVFALVMSEIMGFYFSACVLLTRMYLPQSYRDAVTEVIAPSLDFRVFHLHFDRVFLLSSLTSFGIVMLSHKHSLEKFKNL comes from the coding sequence ATGACGATCCCTCCTCTTTCAGCCGCATCTCCTCTTAGCAACACGCTGACAGGGTTGTTGCTCGGCATCATTACAGTTGTAGGCTTTCATGCATGCCTTTACATGGGTGCATACTGGTTCTTTGCGAAGCACTTGTATCGCGACTACGAAATCAAGCGCCTGTCGGTCCAGAACCTATTCGCTGCTACATTTACAGTATGTGTATCTATGCTTCAGCTTCTGTTGCTTGAGCTTCTCCATATTCTGAACCCAACCTTAAGGAAGTTGGTTTGGAACGTCGACCTCATTTGCGTCTTACTACTTCTCTACCTTATCCTGCCTGTATTTATTGTGTACAACCTACTTGTGCCCGACCAAGATCTCTTCAAAATTCCCGACCTCGTGTCTGCCTTTCCATCACTACAAAGTCTCAACATTCCGGCCTTTTCGATTGGCCATCTAAGTCTTCCGGCctcccttcctcttcctgcATCCTTGACTTTCCCGTCACCGTTGACAGAGCGTTCGCGCGGTAAACTCGctgcccttcttcctcggtATCCTATCCCCTGGCGCCGGTGGTTTCTGGTGGCCTTCGGATGCGTCAttctcctccctcttctctgGTCGTGTTTCTACCAGTCGGGGCGGTTCCTCCACCTCGATCCCGCGATTCTCTCTTCCCTGTCCTACACggagtgtctcctcgcgtACGTCGGCGTGTGTGGCGTCACCGTGGTgtcggcgctggcgggctTCGGGTCCGTCAATTACCCGTACAGGAATATCACGGCCTTTCTGTCGCCGGTCTCCCAGGAGCAAGTGGCAGAGGTGGAACAacgcctgctgcagacgctctcTTTGatcgcagagaagaagaagaaacgcaAGCAACTGCAGCAGTCGCTGACCAGGCCAGGGCGCTCGTCCCACTGGCCAACGCCGACGACGGGACTGCATCCCGCAGGGCCGCCAGGCAGTTGCcggggcgccgcaggggtGCGGGAGGGTGTGCaagcgagccgcggacgcgtcgagacagaggaaggagTCAGCGTCTTCGTGcacggcggctccgcctcttccGACGCAAGCTACCGACATGCGAGTTCGGGCAGTGACGCAGaacgcggcggggcggcgcacCCGGGGACAGAACAGTATCCCTTTGGCGGCTGTGCGCACGCAGGCCGAGGATGTACGATAGGCGGCAGTTCAACGGTGAGTGGCGTGGGGGCGcactgcgccgcgccgagtgTGGAGGAACCAGACTTCGCGTCGGCTGCTTGCGCGGTTCAGCAGACTCCGAAGCTTCGTCAGGGGTCGCCACCTGTGAGGGAACGGCCTGGCTTGCCTCTGGTGTACAGCGAGGTGAAGACGCACCGGCAATCTTCGCGAAACCGATGTCCCTgggagaggagcgaggacACTGGGCCGCAAAGGCTCAAAGTGAAGGAAGGACCAGTCAGGCCTGGAGACTGCAGAGGTGCCGGCCTCGCCAGTACGGGAAGTTTCCACCCAgaaagcgacagcgagaaTGGAACGTCGTTTGGAATGTGGGCGTGCTTGCGGGCGGTGTGGGCACGGGTCAGGTGGCTCTGTGAAAGGATAGTGGCAGCTGTGAAGGGCCGggcggcagagaaggagTGCCAACAGCTTCAGAGCGAGATTGCCGCTTTGGAGGATTTGTCTAGAGAGCTGTTCGTTGGCTTGGACGATCTCGTTCAGTCGCGCGCCCAGGCGATTTTTAGCAGAACTCTCTTAGGTAGGCTAAAAAATTTGTTGGGGTGGTGCATGACTGTGGTGTGTGTCTACCGGATTATTACGGCTGCCACCAACGTGCTGCTTGGCCGCGTGAACACCACGGACCCAGCAACGAGGACTTTAGAGGTCGCCTTGTATTATCTGAATATTCCCTTAAATGTCGCGGTGGTTTCGCCGTACCTCTCCCTCCTGTTGCTGGGGTGGATCATCGCGCTGACAATTCGGGGATTCATTGAAAAATTGCTTGCTGTGTTTCGCTACGTTTCTACATCTGTATCGAGCAATGTATTCGCTCTGGTCATGTCTGAAATCATGGGTTTCTACTTCTCAGCATGTGTTCTACTTACGCGTATGTATTTACCGCAGTCATATAGGGATGCGGTGACAGAGGTAATTGCCCCTTCCCTCGACTTTCGAGTTTTCCATCTTCATTTCGATCGAGtgttcctcctctcttcccTTACCTCCTTTGGAATCGTGATGCTTTCTCACAAGCACTCCCTCGAAAAGTTCAAAAATCTTTGA
- a CDS encoding AGC kinase (encoded by transcript BESB_067580): MPLCTMSVTSGQYPVQPPQRRPFFGRGNFFFLGSGSSDGASVGTAGVLPSREPSGFQMLTKRSLFGVSHSPSHSSRTVAHMAPRSQAYTQPPQRSSGDSPVAEKALCSGGSATAHHAGAMGSVSAVSGPLGRMWGKISSMSTMATSRGDSLLSTSSRTSVTVECSPRATQPAPKVADRESRILSQVRQDLLARNLSIDDFLFHETVGTGSFGRVCIVDLRGAAGWYPPMALKILSKHKIVKMKQVEHVKDEKRILSSIEHPFIVNLLAAFQDEKRLFILMEYVNGGELFSHLRRRNCIPTDQARLYAAEITLAFQYLHQRHIVYRDLKPENLLIDSQGHIKITDFGFAKVVKDRTWTLCGTHEYLAPESITRRGHGLPVDWWALGILLFEMLAGHPPFVDENPLGIYRKIIAGKIEFPRSFDYAAKSLVKRLLTHDPLKRYGCLKDGAEDVKNHKFFKGIDWVQCYNKSIRAPYLPNTRGPQDSSMFDKYAESTESSSPPIGAAEQQAFFDNF, encoded by the exons ATGCCGTTGTGTACAATGTCGGTGACGTCCGGGCAGTATCCGGTGCAGCCTCCTCAGAGAAGACCTTTCTTCGGCCGCGGTAACTTCTTCTTTTTGGGTAGCGGTTCTTCTGACGGTGCATCGGTTGGGACGGCAGGGGTTCTCCCTTCGCGGGAGCCTTCGGGTTTTCAGATGTTGACGAAACGAAGTCTGTTTGGTGTGTCCCATTCGCCGTCTCATTCCAGTAGGACGGTTGCTCACATGGCACCGCGTTCGCAGGCATATactcagccgccgcagcggtcTAGTGGAGATTCCCCGGTCGCGGAGAAGGCACTGTGCTCCGGTGGCAGTGCCACCGCTCACCACGCGGGTGCGATGGGGTCAGTCTCTGCTGTGTCTGGCCCACTGGGAAGGATGTGGGGGAAGATCAGTAGCATGAGCACGATGGCGACCAGTCGAGGGGATAGTTTGCTGTCTACGAGCAGTCGAACGTCGGTTACAGTCGAATGCAgtccgcgagcgacgcagccggcCCCTAAAGTTGCCGATCGTGAGAGTCGAATTCTTTCCCAAGTTCGTCAGGATCTCCTGGCGAGAAATCTATCGATAGACGACTTCTTGTTTCACGAGACTGTTGGCACTGGCTCATTCGGGCGAGTGTGTATAGTTGATCTGCGTGGCGCGGCCGGGTGGTATCCCCCGATGGCATTAAAGATTCTGAGCAAACACAAAATAGTGAAGATGAAGCAGGTCGAGCATGTgaaggacgagaagagaATTTTGTCGTCGATAGAGCATCCATTTATTGTTAACCTCCTG GCTGCCTTTCAAGATGAAAAGCGATTATTCATTTTGATGGAGTATGTTAACGGCGGGGAACTCTTCAGCCACTTGCGGCGGCGCAATTGTATCCCGACAGATCAGGCTCGTCTCTACGCGGCCGAGATCACACTGGCGTTTCAGTACTTGCACCAGCGGCACATCGTCTACAGGGATCTCAAACCGGAGAACCTCCTCATAGACTCCCAGGGTCACATCAAAATCACTGATTTCGGTTTCGCGAAAGTTGTAAAAGATCGCACTTGGACGTTGTGTGGAACTCATGAATATCTCGCGCCAGAATCAATCACTCGCCGGGGCCACGGCCTACCCGTTGATTGGTGGGCTCTTGGGATTTTGCTGTTCGAGATGCTTGCCGGTCATCCGCCGTTTGTCGACGAGAATCCCCTTGGCATCTACCGAAAGATCATTGCAGGTAAAATTGAATTTCCTCGATCTTTCGACTACGCAGCCAAGTCTCTTGTTAAACGGCTGCTTACCCACGATCCGCTTAAGAGATACGGATGCTTGAAAGATGGGGCAGAGGACGTGAAAAATCACAAGTTTTTCAAGGGCATTGATTGGGTTCAGTGTTACAACAAAAGCATTCGTGCCCCGTATTTACCGAATACCAGGGGGCCGCAGGACAGTAGTATGTTCGATAAATACGCCGAATCAACCGAGTCCTCTTCCCCGCCAATAGGTGCAGCGGAGCAGCAGGCGTTCTTCGACAATTTTTGA